The Paeniglutamicibacter sulfureus genome includes a region encoding these proteins:
- a CDS encoding HtaA domain-containing protein, with amino-acid sequence MTDHIDSHESATPPLGLTWGIKRSFVRYISFLPDVSVSIEGGAEATNGSYFNFAPNGGKLDPHTGYGTLHFKGEVRMSGHGGMMRLDLLDPWVALTPQGASLGISAGPATGGIILATLELPPPEALKTGTLWQDVPTLLAPGGVALFNDQYPVGQEMDPLFINLPITPAG; translated from the coding sequence ATGACCGACCACATCGACTCCCACGAAAGCGCGACACCTCCGCTTGGCCTCACGTGGGGCATCAAGCGCAGCTTCGTGCGATATATTTCGTTCCTCCCCGACGTCTCGGTATCCATCGAGGGCGGCGCCGAGGCAACCAATGGGAGCTACTTCAACTTCGCACCCAATGGCGGAAAGCTGGATCCGCACACCGGCTACGGCACCCTGCACTTCAAAGGCGAAGTCCGCATGTCCGGACACGGCGGGATGATGCGTTTGGATCTGCTGGACCCCTGGGTTGCCCTGACCCCCCAAGGTGCGAGCCTCGGCATATCCGCAGGACCCGCAACCGGCGGGATAATCCTGGCCACCCTGGAACTGCCACCGCCAGAGGCACTGAAAACCGGCACACTCTGGCAAGACGTCCCGACGCTTCTCGCCCCCGGCGGCGTCGCGCTCTTCAACGACCAGTACCCCGTTGGCCAGGAAATGGATCCCCTCTTCATCAACCTCCCCATCACGCCTGCGGGCTGA
- a CDS encoding TetR/AcrR family transcriptional regulator → MTAPEKKSAQRGRSSELLDIPGQKPSSREAQKRLTRERLITAGEAEFRIRGYNETTAENIATSAGTSRATFYVYFKSKAEVVLELMQRSSPDVLRAYSDLDAITKPTLRNVKAWLRSTMALWDTRRSDFTIMEQALANDDAVTDMWISTLANSYQVMPRTFGRFTNAKDHEKARLHLLTLQSALERMMYFAVIRRRPVKMDLLLDTLADQWLAFLESTFPESEKG, encoded by the coding sequence ATGACTGCCCCAGAGAAGAAGTCCGCGCAGCGGGGTCGCAGCAGCGAATTGCTGGATATCCCAGGCCAAAAGCCGTCATCGCGCGAAGCCCAGAAGCGCCTCACCCGGGAACGCCTGATCACCGCCGGCGAAGCCGAATTCAGGATTCGCGGCTACAACGAAACGACCGCGGAGAACATCGCCACGTCCGCCGGGACAAGTCGCGCCACCTTCTACGTGTATTTCAAGTCCAAGGCCGAAGTGGTGCTGGAACTGATGCAGCGATCGTCCCCCGATGTGCTGCGCGCCTACAGCGACCTTGACGCCATCACGAAGCCGACCCTGCGCAATGTCAAGGCCTGGCTGCGCAGCACCATGGCCCTGTGGGATACGCGGCGCAGCGATTTCACCATCATGGAACAAGCGCTCGCCAACGACGACGCGGTGACCGACATGTGGATTTCCACTCTGGCCAATTCCTACCAGGTCATGCCCCGGACCTTCGGCCGGTTCACCAATGCCAAGGATCATGAAAAGGCCAGGCTGCACCTTTTGACGCTGCAGTCGGCCTTGGAACGGATGATGTACTTCGCCGTGATCCGGCGCCGGCCCGTGAAGATGGACCTGTTGCTCGACACCCTCGCCGACCAGTGGCTGGCCTTCCTGGAATCGACCTTCCCGGAATCCGAAAAGGGCTGA
- a CDS encoding dioxygenase — MRIDNAFTDAAPAQVLSDEQIAREENLVSEVIASFAGGGSERDRELINGLVRHLHSYIREVRLTEEEWSTAIGFLTRAGHITTDTRQEFILLSDVLGASMQTIAVNNEAVGDATEATVFGPFFVENAPEIAIGGDISGGAAGEACWVEGSVKDTAGNPLPGARIEVWEADEEGFYDVQYNDGRTAARAHLHADADGNYAFWALTPTPYPIPHDGPVGQLLERFDRSPVRTSHLHFMVSAPETRTLVTHIFVDGCEYLDKDSVFGVKESLIKDFISQPAGTPAPDGRDLEGKPWKRVAFDIVLPPA; from the coding sequence ATGAGAATCGACAACGCCTTCACCGATGCCGCACCCGCCCAGGTTCTCTCGGATGAACAAATCGCACGCGAAGAGAACCTGGTCTCCGAGGTCATCGCTTCCTTTGCCGGCGGCGGCAGCGAACGCGACCGCGAGCTGATCAATGGCTTGGTCCGCCACCTCCATTCCTACATTCGCGAGGTGCGCCTCACCGAGGAGGAATGGAGCACCGCGATCGGATTCCTGACGCGCGCCGGCCACATCACCACCGACACCCGCCAGGAATTCATTCTCCTGTCCGACGTCCTGGGCGCCTCAATGCAAACCATTGCCGTGAACAACGAGGCGGTCGGCGACGCCACCGAGGCCACCGTGTTCGGTCCGTTCTTCGTTGAGAACGCCCCGGAAATCGCCATCGGCGGGGACATCTCCGGCGGAGCCGCCGGGGAGGCCTGCTGGGTCGAGGGCAGCGTCAAGGACACCGCGGGAAACCCCTTGCCCGGTGCCCGAATCGAGGTCTGGGAAGCTGACGAGGAAGGGTTCTACGACGTCCAGTACAACGACGGCCGGACCGCGGCCCGCGCCCACCTGCACGCCGACGCGGACGGGAACTACGCGTTCTGGGCACTGACCCCCACGCCCTACCCGATTCCCCATGACGGCCCGGTGGGCCAGCTGCTGGAGCGCTTCGACCGCTCCCCGGTGCGCACCTCGCACCTGCACTTCATGGTCTCGGCCCCGGAAACCCGCACCTTGGTCACCCACATCTTCGTCGACGGCTGCGAGTACCTGGACAAGGATTCGGTCTTTGGCGTCAAGGAATCCCTGATCAAGGACTTCATTTCGCAGCCTGCAGGAACGCCGGCCCCGGATGGACGGGACTTGGAGGGCAAGCCGTGGAAGCGGGTTGCCTTCGACATCGTCCTGCCGCCGGCCTAG
- a CDS encoding serine hydrolase domain-containing protein, whose translation MSAHLNAETLELLETTIRNDINEGTYDGARIMVARHGEVGLDATIGWADRAGGRKLKEDDIFRVLSLTKAFTNALVYQALGEGKLQLSTRVVDVIPEFWGVDRFRTMRKDRVNLAHLLTHRSGMPATPEPLPTAELGNLENVIAAICKLDVIHEPGTNLTYSPAINHALMGEMLRRVYGASSFRELAEKNLFSVLDMKDTRFGPLDEWKERVVPLKAYIPDSGWLSPKDVEDLNDVVNEDAEMPWVGSVSTARDVFAFAEMIRRNGQANGKSVIAPAILDAATTLQTGDMTNDLYAMIAKMRGWEEPPGNFGLGFSLSGTGTHPSFFGPFTSPRTHGNYGAGSTLFWIDPERDMTFVCLTSGVMDEGDNVLRFQKLSTIAASAAL comes from the coding sequence ATGAGCGCCCACCTCAACGCCGAGACCCTCGAACTGCTCGAGACCACCATCCGCAACGACATCAACGAAGGCACCTACGACGGCGCACGCATCATGGTGGCCCGCCACGGTGAAGTGGGCCTCGACGCCACGATCGGCTGGGCCGACCGCGCCGGCGGACGGAAGCTCAAGGAGGATGACATCTTCCGGGTGTTGTCGCTGACCAAGGCCTTCACCAACGCCTTGGTTTACCAGGCCCTGGGCGAGGGAAAGCTGCAGTTGAGCACCCGGGTCGTGGACGTGATCCCCGAGTTCTGGGGAGTCGACCGTTTCCGCACCATGCGCAAGGACCGGGTGAACCTCGCCCACCTGCTGACCCACCGTTCGGGCATGCCGGCCACCCCCGAACCGTTGCCCACCGCCGAACTTGGCAACCTGGAAAACGTCATTGCCGCGATCTGCAAGCTCGACGTGATCCACGAACCTGGAACCAACCTCACGTACTCGCCGGCCATCAACCACGCCTTGATGGGCGAGATGCTTCGCCGGGTCTATGGGGCCTCCTCGTTCCGGGAGCTGGCCGAGAAGAACCTGTTCTCCGTCCTGGACATGAAGGACACCCGCTTCGGGCCGTTGGACGAATGGAAGGAGCGGGTGGTTCCGCTCAAGGCCTACATCCCCGACAGCGGCTGGCTCTCGCCCAAGGACGTCGAGGACCTCAACGACGTGGTCAACGAGGACGCCGAAATGCCATGGGTGGGCTCCGTGTCCACCGCCCGGGACGTCTTCGCCTTTGCCGAAATGATCCGCCGCAATGGCCAAGCCAACGGCAAGTCGGTGATTGCCCCGGCCATCCTGGACGCCGCAACCACGCTGCAGACCGGCGACATGACCAACGATCTCTACGCCATGATCGCCAAGATGCGCGGCTGGGAAGAGCCGCCGGGAAATTTCGGGCTCGGCTTCTCCCTGAGCGGGACCGGCACCCACCCCTCGTTCTTCGGCCCCTTCACCAGCCCGCGCACGCACGGGAACTACGGTGCCGGTTCGACCCTCTTCTGGATCGATCCCGAACGCGATATGACGTTCGTCTGCCTGACCTCCGGCGTCATGGACGAAGGCGACAACGTCCTGCGCTTCCAGAAACTTTCCACCATCGCTGCCTCGGCAGCCCTCTGA
- a CDS encoding SDR family NAD(P)-dependent oxidoreductase — translation MTLTPAVPETSTTAFATAGRLHGKVAVITGAASGIGLSTARTFAAEGAIVIAADLSADGLAREHSTAENIHTAPLDVADSAAVNELFADVEAKHGRLDIVINAAGVNAPSRAANEKLVESNVKSFRAAQSGEEFHPDFLSDISDEDFRRVMDVNLFGPFYVIRAAAPLLKRTGGGAIVNVSSAAALMGVPMPLYYPASKAGVLGMTRGAAAELAPFNIRVNAIAPGAVDTPLFRQQPEEITGMLIGMQPIKRPATPEEIAQTLLFLSSEAGAYYTGQTLSPSGGLHM, via the coding sequence ATGACCCTCACCCCAGCCGTTCCGGAAACCAGCACGACTGCTTTCGCGACCGCCGGAAGGCTTCACGGCAAGGTTGCCGTCATTACGGGTGCGGCCTCAGGGATCGGCCTGTCCACGGCCCGCACCTTCGCCGCGGAAGGCGCAATCGTCATTGCCGCCGATCTTTCCGCAGACGGCCTGGCGCGGGAACACTCCACGGCAGAAAACATCCACACCGCACCGCTGGATGTCGCAGATTCGGCCGCAGTCAATGAACTCTTCGCGGATGTCGAGGCAAAGCATGGACGGCTGGACATCGTGATCAATGCCGCCGGCGTCAACGCCCCGAGCCGCGCGGCCAACGAAAAGCTCGTCGAGTCCAACGTCAAGTCCTTCCGTGCCGCGCAGTCCGGTGAGGAGTTCCACCCCGATTTCCTGTCCGACATCTCCGACGAGGACTTCCGCCGCGTCATGGACGTGAACCTCTTTGGCCCGTTCTACGTGATTCGGGCAGCGGCGCCGCTTCTCAAGCGCACCGGCGGCGGAGCAATCGTGAATGTCTCCAGCGCGGCGGCGCTGATGGGTGTGCCCATGCCGCTGTACTACCCGGCATCGAAGGCCGGGGTGCTTGGCATGACCCGTGGTGCCGCCGCCGAACTCGCACCGTTCAATATCCGCGTCAACGCCATTGCCCCCGGGGCGGTTGACACCCCGCTCTTCCGCCAGCAGCCCGAGGAAATCACGGGCATGCTGATCGGCATGCAGCCGATCAAGCGACCGGCCACGCCCGAGGAAATCGCCCAGACCTTGCTCTTCCTCTCCAGCGAGGCAGGCGCCTACTACACCGGGCAGACCCTCTCGCCCTCCGGCGGCCTGCACATGTAG
- a CDS encoding carboxymuconolactone decarboxylase family protein: MENHHTHAETLQEGLDIRKEVLGAAHVEKSLANATEFGKPIQELVTEYCWGATWSRPGLDRKSRSMINLAMLTALNRGHELSVHVKGAINNGVTPEEIQEVLLQSAIYVGVPAALESFRIAEATLKEMSINV; the protein is encoded by the coding sequence ATGGAAAACCACCACACCCACGCCGAAACCCTGCAGGAAGGCCTGGACATCCGCAAGGAAGTCCTCGGTGCCGCCCACGTCGAGAAGTCCCTGGCCAACGCCACCGAATTTGGCAAGCCGATCCAGGAATTGGTCACCGAATACTGCTGGGGTGCCACCTGGTCCCGTCCGGGCCTGGACCGCAAGTCGCGCTCCATGATCAACCTGGCGATGCTCACCGCACTGAACCGCGGCCACGAACTCTCCGTGCACGTCAAGGGTGCCATCAACAACGGCGTCACGCCGGAGGAGATCCAGGAGGTGCTGCTGCAGAGCGCCATCTACGTGGGCGTGCCCGCGGCCCTGGAGTCCTTCCGCATCGCCGAGGCGACCCTGAAGGAGATGAGCATCAATGTCTAA
- a CDS encoding MFS transporter, translating into MSSITTTPPTPRQSLRRVAAASLAGNAIEYYDFSIYGLAAALVFPQIFFPSSDPLVGTLASFGALAVGYLSRPLGAIVFGHFGDKIGRKPMLVFTLLLMGIATLAIGLLPTYNEIGIWAAVILIFLRFVQGIAFGGEWGGAILMAFEYAPENRRGFFAAVPQVGPATGALLGNAAFLAVTLLPREDVLAWAWRVPFILSFVLVIVGMFIRLKIAESPEFQTTKDKGLEVKVPLASVFKNNFKAVLLVAGSFLGFGAFSIVVMTFLVGYSQNTLGIPASTMLSFTMIAFVLQIPMILLSGHLSDKYGRKVLVIFGTLAAIAGIIFMFAAVVSTQPALIGVAYALGFGCLYTFCYGMQPALFADSFPAEVRFTGMSLGYQLGNVLGSGFTPLIATWLVMSTGSIVFVPVFVVATLLISLVCLLQLVKLARLRKQVEARDFATAAAGI; encoded by the coding sequence ATGTCGAGCATCACGACTACACCCCCGACACCACGCCAATCGTTGCGTCGCGTCGCGGCCGCCTCACTGGCGGGAAACGCCATCGAGTACTACGACTTCTCCATCTACGGACTGGCCGCAGCCCTCGTCTTCCCCCAGATCTTCTTCCCGTCCTCCGACCCGCTGGTGGGAACGTTGGCAAGCTTTGGGGCTTTGGCTGTCGGTTACCTCTCCCGCCCACTGGGAGCAATCGTCTTCGGGCACTTCGGTGACAAGATCGGGCGCAAGCCCATGCTGGTGTTCACGTTGCTGCTCATGGGCATTGCAACGCTCGCGATCGGCCTGCTTCCCACCTATAACGAAATCGGCATCTGGGCCGCCGTCATCCTGATCTTCCTGCGCTTCGTGCAGGGCATCGCGTTCGGCGGCGAATGGGGCGGTGCCATCCTCATGGCCTTTGAATACGCACCCGAGAACCGTCGCGGCTTCTTCGCCGCCGTGCCCCAGGTCGGACCGGCAACCGGCGCACTGCTCGGCAACGCCGCTTTCCTGGCCGTCACGCTGCTGCCGCGCGAAGACGTTCTCGCCTGGGCTTGGCGCGTCCCCTTCATCCTCAGCTTCGTACTGGTCATCGTGGGCATGTTCATCCGCCTCAAGATTGCCGAATCCCCCGAGTTCCAGACCACCAAGGACAAGGGACTCGAGGTCAAGGTTCCCCTGGCCTCAGTCTTCAAGAACAATTTCAAGGCCGTCCTGCTCGTGGCCGGCAGCTTCCTGGGCTTCGGAGCCTTCTCCATCGTGGTCATGACCTTCCTCGTCGGTTACAGCCAGAACACGCTGGGCATCCCCGCCTCCACCATGCTGAGCTTCACCATGATCGCCTTTGTCCTCCAGATCCCCATGATCCTGCTCTCCGGTCACCTCTCGGACAAGTACGGCCGCAAGGTGCTCGTCATCTTTGGAACGCTCGCTGCGATCGCAGGCATCATCTTCATGTTCGCTGCCGTCGTCTCTACCCAGCCGGCATTGATCGGTGTTGCGTACGCCCTGGGCTTCGGCTGCCTCTACACCTTCTGCTACGGCATGCAGCCTGCACTCTTCGCCGACAGCTTCCCCGCCGAGGTCAGGTTCACCGGCATGAGCCTGGGCTACCAGCTGGGCAACGTCCTGGGCTCGGGATTCACCCCGCTCATCGCCACCTGGCTGGTCATGTCCACCGGCAGCATCGTCTTCGTCCCGGTCTTCGTGGTCGCAACGCTGCTGATCTCACTGGTCTGCCTGTTGCAGTTGGTCAAGCTGGCCCGGCTGCGCAAGCAGGTTGAAGCACGGGATTTTGCCACCGCTGCCGCGGGCATCTGA
- a CDS encoding tyrosine-protein phosphatase — MSRPTEATTSVPNLRRVPSAGVGRLFRSAAPSGLEPEGMRELNRLEVRTVVDLRESFEIAERRGYVPHGAVHVSVPLYLGPLPVATAIEDVYYRLLTTRGTEITKAAGAIAAGLPTGVLVHCAAGKDRTGLVVALVLEVAGVPRQILLDDYARSARDLPAIYRERVNHELSCALGDSSELQAALHLHLESPAAALDAALDMVEARFGSAACYLLAHGLDPADLTILREELAGPGAAEEAGPDL; from the coding sequence ATGTCCCGCCCCACGGAAGCCACCACTTCGGTGCCGAACCTGCGCCGGGTCCCCTCCGCCGGTGTCGGTCGGCTGTTTAGGTCCGCTGCCCCCAGCGGACTTGAACCCGAAGGCATGCGGGAACTCAATCGCCTCGAGGTGCGGACGGTCGTGGACCTGCGCGAGTCCTTCGAAATTGCCGAACGCCGGGGCTACGTCCCCCACGGCGCCGTGCATGTTTCCGTCCCGCTGTATCTCGGTCCACTGCCCGTGGCCACTGCCATCGAGGATGTCTACTATCGCCTGCTGACCACCCGCGGCACGGAAATCACCAAGGCCGCGGGCGCCATCGCCGCAGGTCTGCCGACCGGCGTGCTGGTGCACTGCGCCGCAGGGAAGGACCGCACTGGCCTGGTGGTGGCCCTGGTCCTTGAAGTCGCGGGCGTCCCGCGACAGATCCTGCTTGACGACTATGCGCGCAGCGCCAGAGACCTGCCGGCGATCTACCGCGAACGCGTGAACCACGAATTGTCCTGTGCGCTGGGAGACAGCTCGGAATTGCAGGCCGCGCTCCACTTGCACCTGGAAAGTCCGGCGGCGGCCCTTGACGCTGCACTGGACATGGTCGAAGCGCGCTTCGGTTCGGCCGCCTGCTACCTACTGGCCCACGGGCTGGATCCGGCCGACCTGACCATTCTGCGCGAGGAGTTGGCGGGACCCGGTGCCGCGGAGGAAGCCGGCCCGGACCTATGA
- a CDS encoding maleylacetate reductase translates to MQFEHTTLGQRVLFGTGLAAEHVAAETARLGATNIMCIASEFEREFAQIALAQVQVALWHTDVVQHVPIANAVGARQAATDAHIDLIVCVGGGSTTGLAKAVALTTGIPIIAVPTTYAGSEATNVWGLTEEATKTTGADDKVLPATVIYDAALTLGLPVGLSVASGLNALAHCVDSLWAPRADPINAALAAEGVRALAQGLPLIHSDPTDITGRETALYGAYLSAVAFASAGSGLHHKICHVLGGTFNMPHAETHATVLPYVLAFNAPSAPEAASRLSAAIRAGLGASAPALDGLDAAAEAVALLNELRTRLDAPRALADYGFTTADIPEAVSRILKAAPASNPTAVTESNIAELLGAALAGTTPAVLSPALA, encoded by the coding sequence ATGCAGTTTGAACACACCACCCTGGGCCAGCGGGTCCTCTTCGGAACCGGCCTGGCCGCCGAACACGTGGCCGCCGAAACCGCGCGGCTCGGGGCCACGAACATCATGTGCATCGCTTCGGAGTTCGAGCGCGAATTCGCCCAGATCGCCCTGGCGCAGGTGCAGGTCGCCCTGTGGCACACGGACGTGGTCCAGCATGTGCCGATCGCCAATGCCGTCGGTGCCCGCCAGGCGGCGACGGACGCACACATCGATCTGATCGTGTGCGTGGGCGGCGGCTCCACCACCGGCCTGGCCAAGGCCGTGGCCCTGACCACCGGGATTCCCATCATTGCCGTTCCCACCACCTATGCGGGTTCGGAGGCCACCAACGTCTGGGGCCTGACCGAGGAGGCCACCAAGACCACGGGTGCTGATGACAAGGTGCTTCCGGCCACCGTCATCTACGACGCGGCCCTGACCCTTGGCCTTCCGGTGGGGTTGTCCGTGGCCTCGGGCCTCAATGCCCTGGCCCACTGCGTGGATTCCTTGTGGGCACCGCGCGCCGATCCCATCAATGCGGCACTGGCTGCCGAGGGCGTGCGCGCCCTGGCGCAGGGCCTGCCGCTGATCCACTCCGATCCCACCGACATCACGGGCCGTGAAACCGCCCTCTACGGCGCCTACCTCTCCGCCGTGGCCTTCGCCTCTGCAGGTTCGGGCCTGCACCACAAGATCTGCCACGTGCTGGGCGGAACGTTCAACATGCCGCACGCCGAAACCCATGCGACGGTCCTGCCCTACGTGCTGGCCTTCAATGCTCCTTCGGCCCCCGAAGCCGCCTCACGGCTATCGGCCGCCATCCGCGCAGGCCTGGGCGCCAGCGCTCCGGCATTGGACGGACTGGACGCCGCGGCCGAAGCCGTCGCACTGCTGAACGAACTGCGCACCCGCTTGGACGCCCCCCGCGCCCTGGCCGACTACGGCTTCACGACGGCCGACATCCCGGAGGCGGTGTCCCGCATTCTCAAGGCAGCGCCCGCCTCCAACCCCACGGCCGTGACCGAATCCAACATCGCCGAGCTGCTCGGCGCGGCCCTTGCCGGAACGACTCCTGCCGTCCTGTCCCCGGCCCTCGCCTAA
- a CDS encoding cytochrome P450, giving the protein MTTTPAIDQMRGPLAPDFDPMGDAYYRDPTRHITEARGDVETFFFPYLNAWIVNRRADAEFVLSDWKKFSSASNAGLIPVPDAHAATMPPELISRILVGSDPMGHTIARRVAQKGFLQPRIEALRPEIEARAHRILDKFDSLGEIDLLENYCLELTTQTLMALMDLGSEYVPMMHQLRDDFFQVLASAQEELPEPRRSEVWDRYVKTQLVLRGIVAERRESQNEDLISVMARDKDKDGNYSLSEAQIALHLSEFAAAGTDTTAQAMANAVLFLNDSPQSVTEALEDSALWQRVFDETVRRRPSSPFASRRSNIDVTLGGAEIKAGDMVWISLASVNVDPDHVERPFEFDIHREDPRDHLSFTKGRHTCLGQPLARVQGAVGLEVLYERLPGLHPAENWELDFIRMALLPVRRSLQVKWDAKAIESGHGRELPADPMATLQLRVGSRVQESDGVISLSLVDPSGAALPSWKPGAHIDVQVGDLVRQYSLCTPEGDQGAWRIGVLKEANGRGGSKGIHETVQEGDLVTVSHPRNNFALLPSRRYIFIAGGIGVTPILAMATQAERDGAQWSMVYGGRSLATMAFTDELQAFGEKVRLAPEETEGYVNFNELLGEVQPDTLIYCCGPEPLLKVVEAASAHWPSGSLHVERFVAKEFDTGGDVPFEVECVDSGVTLNIPVGKSILEVAEAEGLSVISSCGEGTCGTCETPVVSGEVDHRDSILTDEEKVACDSMFICVSRSKGGCPLKLSL; this is encoded by the coding sequence ATGACCACCACACCAGCAATCGATCAAATGCGCGGTCCCTTGGCGCCGGACTTCGACCCTATGGGCGATGCCTACTACCGGGACCCCACCCGGCACATCACCGAGGCCAGGGGGGACGTCGAAACGTTCTTCTTCCCCTACCTCAATGCCTGGATCGTCAACCGGCGCGCGGATGCCGAGTTCGTGCTCTCGGACTGGAAGAAATTCTCCAGTGCCTCCAACGCCGGCCTGATCCCGGTGCCCGACGCCCACGCCGCGACCATGCCCCCGGAACTGATCTCCCGGATCCTGGTGGGCTCGGACCCCATGGGCCACACCATCGCCCGCCGCGTAGCGCAAAAGGGGTTCCTCCAGCCACGCATTGAGGCCCTGCGCCCGGAGATCGAAGCCCGCGCACATCGCATCCTGGACAAGTTCGACTCCCTGGGCGAGATCGATTTGCTGGAGAACTACTGCCTGGAACTGACAACCCAAACGCTGATGGCGCTTATGGACCTCGGGTCCGAGTACGTGCCGATGATGCACCAGCTGCGCGACGACTTCTTCCAGGTCCTGGCCAGCGCCCAGGAGGAACTGCCCGAGCCGCGGCGCTCCGAGGTGTGGGACCGCTACGTCAAGACCCAGCTGGTCCTGCGCGGCATCGTGGCCGAACGCCGCGAAAGCCAGAACGAGGACCTGATCTCGGTCATGGCCCGCGACAAGGACAAGGACGGCAACTACTCGCTCTCCGAGGCGCAGATCGCGCTGCACCTGAGTGAATTCGCCGCCGCCGGCACCGACACCACCGCCCAGGCCATGGCCAACGCGGTGCTCTTCCTCAACGATTCCCCTCAAAGCGTCACTGAGGCGCTGGAGGATTCGGCGCTGTGGCAGCGCGTGTTCGACGAGACCGTCCGCCGCCGCCCGTCCTCGCCCTTTGCCTCCCGGCGCTCCAACATCGACGTGACCCTCGGAGGGGCGGAGATCAAGGCCGGGGACATGGTCTGGATTTCCCTGGCCAGCGTCAACGTGGATCCCGACCATGTCGAGCGGCCCTTTGAGTTTGATATCCACCGCGAGGATCCGCGGGACCACCTCTCCTTCACCAAGGGACGCCACACCTGCCTGGGCCAGCCGTTGGCCCGGGTCCAGGGCGCGGTTGGCCTGGAGGTGTTGTACGAACGGCTTCCGGGATTGCACCCCGCGGAGAACTGGGAACTGGACTTCATCCGGATGGCCCTGCTGCCTGTGCGGCGCAGCCTGCAGGTCAAGTGGGATGCGAAAGCCATCGAGTCCGGGCACGGACGCGAACTTCCCGCCGATCCGATGGCCACCCTGCAGCTTAGGGTCGGCTCGCGGGTGCAGGAATCGGACGGCGTGATCTCCCTGTCGCTGGTCGATCCCAGCGGTGCGGCACTTCCGTCATGGAAACCCGGCGCCCACATCGATGTCCAGGTCGGGGACCTGGTGCGGCAGTACTCGCTCTGCACCCCGGAGGGCGATCAAGGCGCGTGGCGCATCGGCGTCCTGAAGGAAGCCAACGGCCGAGGCGGCTCCAAGGGCATTCACGAGACCGTGCAGGAAGGCGACCTCGTGACGGTAAGCCACCCGCGCAACAACTTCGCACTGCTGCCCTCTCGCCGCTACATCTTCATTGCCGGCGGGATCGGGGTGACCCCGATCCTGGCCATGGCGACCCAGGCCGAACGCGATGGTGCCCAGTGGTCCATGGTCTATGGCGGACGCTCCCTGGCCACCATGGCGTTCACCGACGAACTGCAGGCATTCGGCGAGAAGGTCAGGCTGGCCCCGGAGGAAACCGAGGGTTACGTCAACTTCAACGAGCTCCTGGGCGAGGTCCAGCCGGACACTCTGATCTACTGCTGCGGACCCGAACCGTTGCTCAAGGTGGTGGAAGCGGCTTCGGCGCACTGGCCCTCCGGCAGCCTGCATGTCGAACGTTTCGTGGCCAAGGAATTCGACACCGGCGGGGATGTCCCCTTCGAGGTGGAATGCGTTGACAGCGGCGTCACGCTGAACATTCCGGTGGGCAAGAGCATCCTGGAAGTCGCCGAGGCCGAGGGGCTCTCGGTGATCTCCTCGTGCGGCGAGGGAACCTGCGGAACCTGCGAAACACCGGTGGTTTCGGGCGAGGTGGACCACCGGGATTCGATCCTGACGGACGAGGAAAAGGTCGCATGCGACTCGATGTTCATCTGCGTCTCGCGCTCCAAGGGCGGGTGCCCGCTTAAGCTCTCGCTGTAG